In Thamnophis elegans isolate rThaEle1 chromosome 13, rThaEle1.pri, whole genome shotgun sequence, one DNA window encodes the following:
- the PLA2G1B gene encoding phospholipase A2 — translation MNLAHLLVPAALCVSLVAASALPPLPRNLLQFSNMIKCAVPGSRPLLDYADYGCYCGLGGSGTPVDQLDRCCQTHDGCYSQAKKHPACKSLLDSPYTKVYSYTCSGGNITCKDKNDECGAFICNCDRSAAICFAGAPYNEEYKKLDTSKHCK, via the exons ATGAATCTTGCTCATCTTTTGGTCCCGGCAGCAC tttGTGTCTCCCTCGTAGCCGCTTctgctcttcctcccctgcctcgcAACCTCTTACAATTTAGCAACATGATCAAGTGCGCCGTCCCCGGAAGCAGACCTCTGTTGGATTACGCGGATTACGGTTGCTACTGTGGCCTCGGAGGCAGTGGGACGCCGGTAGACCAGTTGGACAG ATGCTGCCAGACTCACGACGGCTGCTATTCCCAAGCCAAGAAACACCCTGCCTGTAAATCTCTCCTGGACAGCCCTTACACCAAGGTTTATTCATACACCTGTTCTGGGGGCAACATCACCTGCAAAG aTAAGAACGACGAATGTGGCGCTTTTATTTGTAACTGCGACCGTTCGGCAGCCATCTGCTTCGCCGGAGCCCCTTACAACGAGGAGTACAAGAAACTGGACACCAGCAAACATTGCAAGTGA